In a genomic window of Glycine max cultivar Williams 82 chromosome 13, Glycine_max_v4.0, whole genome shotgun sequence:
- the LOC100789556 gene encoding tRNA-specific adenosine deaminase TAD3 isoform X1 yields the protein MMDQCLVVHIPDKQPHDLHHQPTESVFASAIDPKHANQIVRRLNQIAPLEDLRHVKRIQKKVLEGGQIELLVILCLAHEGNNQLDNMPPLLQELISSHQLSPFITKVCKYAATSKEEWQEQCKFWPTSYHPRTYNIDGITGFSEEDSQSVLKFMQSAVEMATSDGMVVNAAVIVDPSAKQIISSACDQIFSWNTCKDNNCYRKPELSSSHPISSSRCNPHEPLHSNSSSNQLKQSYTDVACLYPRQWTEQQSHSQSSYYWHPLRHAAIVAIESSAARDRYLFSSEGNSEDRYLELDSDNSSWTSSPAKRQKTVCANGEDDDRLNAHSQTSDQPLARPYLCTGYDIYLVWEPCAMCAMALVHQRIRRIFYAFPNPNAGALGSVHRLQGEKSLNHHYAVFRVLLPEEALHKCHT from the exons ATGATGGATCAATGCTTGGTTGTGCACATCCCGGACAAGCAGCCGCATGACCTTCACCACCAACCCACTG AGAGTGTTTTTGCTTCAGCCATCGACCCTAAGCATGCCAACCAAATTGTAAG GCGTTTGAATCAGATAGCACCACTTGAAGATCTCCGTCATGTGAAACGAATTCAGAAGAAAGTTCTTGAAGGAG GACAAATAGAGCTATTGGTGATCTTGTGTCTGGCCCATGAAGGCAACAATCAACTGGATAATATGCCACCTCTTCTTCAGGAGTTGATCAGTTCCCATCAGTTGAGTCCTTTTATCACAAAA GTCTGCAAATACGCTGCAACATCAAAAGAAGAGTGGCAAGAGCAATGCAAATTTTGGCCAACATCATATCACCCCAGGACTTA CAACATTGATGGCATTACTGGATTTAGCGAGGAGGACTCCCAATCAGTTTTGAAGTTTATGCAATCAGCTGTTGAGATGGCAACATCTGATGGCATG GTTGTTAATGCTGCAGTGATAGTGGATCCTTCAGCTAAGCAAATAATTTCAAGCGCATGTGATCAGATTTTTTCTTGGAACACTTGCAAAGACAACAACTGCTATAGAAAGCCAGAATTATCTAGTTCCCATCCTATAAGTTCCAGTAGATGTAATCCCCATGAACCATTGCATTCAAACAGTTCCTCCAATCAGCTTAAACAATCATATACAGACGTTGCTTGTTTATATCCTCGGCAATGGACTGAGCAGCAATCTCATTCACAGAGTTCATATTATTGGCACCCTTTGCGACATGCTGCCATTGTAGCTATAGAATCATCTGCTGCCAGGGATCGATACCTTTTTTCCAGTGAGGGAAACAGTGAAGATAGATATCTGGAATTGGATAGTGATAATTCTTCTTGGACTAGCTCTCCTGCAAAGAGACAGAAAACAGTGTGTGCAAAT GGTGAGGATGATGATAGATTGAATGCTCATAGTCAGACTTCTGATCAGCCGCTGGCACGACCTTACTTATGCACTGGTTATGATATATATCTTGTTTGGGAACCATGCGCAAT GTGTGCAATGGCCCTTGTCCATCAGAGAATTAGGCGAATATTTTATGCTTTTCCAAATCCTAATGCCGGTGCCTTGGGTAGTGTTCACAGATTACAAGGAGAGAAAAGCTTAAATCATCATTATGCTGTTTTCAGGGTTTTGTTACCTGAAGAAGCCCTGCATAAGTGTCATACTTAA
- the LOC100789556 gene encoding tRNA-specific adenosine deaminase TAD3 isoform X3 encodes MMDQCLVVHIPDKQPHDLHHQPTESVFASAIDPKHANQIVRRLNQIAPLEDLRHVKRIQKKVLEGGQIELLVILCLAHEGNNQLDNMPPLLQELISSHQLSPFITKVCKYAATSKEEWQEQCKFWPTSYHPRTYNIDGITGFSEEDSQSVLKFMQSAVEMATSDGMVVNAAVIVDPSAKQIISSACDQIFSWNTCKDNNCYRKPELSSSHPISSSRCNPHEPLHSNSSSNQLKQSYTDVACLYPRQWTEQQSHSQSSYYWHPLRHAAIVAIESSAARDRYLFSSEGNSEDRYLELDSDNSSWTSSPAKRQKTVCANGEDDDRLNAHSQTSDQPLARPYLCTGYDIYLVWEPCAMEYEDKRLPIAF; translated from the exons ATGATGGATCAATGCTTGGTTGTGCACATCCCGGACAAGCAGCCGCATGACCTTCACCACCAACCCACTG AGAGTGTTTTTGCTTCAGCCATCGACCCTAAGCATGCCAACCAAATTGTAAG GCGTTTGAATCAGATAGCACCACTTGAAGATCTCCGTCATGTGAAACGAATTCAGAAGAAAGTTCTTGAAGGAG GACAAATAGAGCTATTGGTGATCTTGTGTCTGGCCCATGAAGGCAACAATCAACTGGATAATATGCCACCTCTTCTTCAGGAGTTGATCAGTTCCCATCAGTTGAGTCCTTTTATCACAAAA GTCTGCAAATACGCTGCAACATCAAAAGAAGAGTGGCAAGAGCAATGCAAATTTTGGCCAACATCATATCACCCCAGGACTTA CAACATTGATGGCATTACTGGATTTAGCGAGGAGGACTCCCAATCAGTTTTGAAGTTTATGCAATCAGCTGTTGAGATGGCAACATCTGATGGCATG GTTGTTAATGCTGCAGTGATAGTGGATCCTTCAGCTAAGCAAATAATTTCAAGCGCATGTGATCAGATTTTTTCTTGGAACACTTGCAAAGACAACAACTGCTATAGAAAGCCAGAATTATCTAGTTCCCATCCTATAAGTTCCAGTAGATGTAATCCCCATGAACCATTGCATTCAAACAGTTCCTCCAATCAGCTTAAACAATCATATACAGACGTTGCTTGTTTATATCCTCGGCAATGGACTGAGCAGCAATCTCATTCACAGAGTTCATATTATTGGCACCCTTTGCGACATGCTGCCATTGTAGCTATAGAATCATCTGCTGCCAGGGATCGATACCTTTTTTCCAGTGAGGGAAACAGTGAAGATAGATATCTGGAATTGGATAGTGATAATTCTTCTTGGACTAGCTCTCCTGCAAAGAGACAGAAAACAGTGTGTGCAAAT GGTGAGGATGATGATAGATTGAATGCTCATAGTCAGACTTCTGATCAGCCGCTGGCACGACCTTACTTATGCACTGGTTATGATATATATCTTGTTTGGGAACCATGCGCAAT GGAATATGAAGATAAGAGGCTGCCAATAGCATTctga
- the LOC100789556 gene encoding tRNA-specific adenosine deaminase TAD3 isoform X2, translating into MTFTTNPLRVFLLQPSTLSMPTKLRLNQIAPLEDLRHVKRIQKKVLEGGQIELLVILCLAHEGNNQLDNMPPLLQELISSHQLSPFITKVCKYAATSKEEWQEQCKFWPTSYHPRTYNIDGITGFSEEDSQSVLKFMQSAVEMATSDGMVVNAAVIVDPSAKQIISSACDQIFSWNTCKDNNCYRKPELSSSHPISSSRCNPHEPLHSNSSSNQLKQSYTDVACLYPRQWTEQQSHSQSSYYWHPLRHAAIVAIESSAARDRYLFSSEGNSEDRYLELDSDNSSWTSSPAKRQKTVCANGEDDDRLNAHSQTSDQPLARPYLCTGYDIYLVWEPCAMCAMALVHQRIRRIFYAFPNPNAGALGSVHRLQGEKSLNHHYAVFRVLLPEEALHKCHT; encoded by the exons ATGACCTTCACCACCAACCCACTG AGAGTGTTTTTGCTTCAGCCATCGACCCTAAGCATGCCAACCAAATT GCGTTTGAATCAGATAGCACCACTTGAAGATCTCCGTCATGTGAAACGAATTCAGAAGAAAGTTCTTGAAGGAG GACAAATAGAGCTATTGGTGATCTTGTGTCTGGCCCATGAAGGCAACAATCAACTGGATAATATGCCACCTCTTCTTCAGGAGTTGATCAGTTCCCATCAGTTGAGTCCTTTTATCACAAAA GTCTGCAAATACGCTGCAACATCAAAAGAAGAGTGGCAAGAGCAATGCAAATTTTGGCCAACATCATATCACCCCAGGACTTA CAACATTGATGGCATTACTGGATTTAGCGAGGAGGACTCCCAATCAGTTTTGAAGTTTATGCAATCAGCTGTTGAGATGGCAACATCTGATGGCATG GTTGTTAATGCTGCAGTGATAGTGGATCCTTCAGCTAAGCAAATAATTTCAAGCGCATGTGATCAGATTTTTTCTTGGAACACTTGCAAAGACAACAACTGCTATAGAAAGCCAGAATTATCTAGTTCCCATCCTATAAGTTCCAGTAGATGTAATCCCCATGAACCATTGCATTCAAACAGTTCCTCCAATCAGCTTAAACAATCATATACAGACGTTGCTTGTTTATATCCTCGGCAATGGACTGAGCAGCAATCTCATTCACAGAGTTCATATTATTGGCACCCTTTGCGACATGCTGCCATTGTAGCTATAGAATCATCTGCTGCCAGGGATCGATACCTTTTTTCCAGTGAGGGAAACAGTGAAGATAGATATCTGGAATTGGATAGTGATAATTCTTCTTGGACTAGCTCTCCTGCAAAGAGACAGAAAACAGTGTGTGCAAAT GGTGAGGATGATGATAGATTGAATGCTCATAGTCAGACTTCTGATCAGCCGCTGGCACGACCTTACTTATGCACTGGTTATGATATATATCTTGTTTGGGAACCATGCGCAAT GTGTGCAATGGCCCTTGTCCATCAGAGAATTAGGCGAATATTTTATGCTTTTCCAAATCCTAATGCCGGTGCCTTGGGTAGTGTTCACAGATTACAAGGAGAGAAAAGCTTAAATCATCATTATGCTGTTTTCAGGGTTTTGTTACCTGAAGAAGCCCTGCATAAGTGTCATACTTAA